CGGGAAGCCGCAGCGACGCGTTCCTGGTCGCGGTGTTCATTCCCGAAGCCCTGCGCATGACCCTGGCGGCCGGCATCCTCGCGGCCGCGGCCCTGCCGCTCTATCAGCAGCGCGCGCCGCAGCGCCAGCAGGCCTGGCTGGCCGGCCTGTGGCCGCGCCTGCTGGGCCTGGGCCTGGGCCTGTACGCCCTGCTGGCCGTGAGCGCGCCGTTGTGGATCCGCCTGATCGGCCCCGGACTCGACCATGAGGCCCAGGCCGAGGCCGCCAGTAACCTGCGCAGCCTGGCCGCGTGCATTCCCGGCCTGCTCCTGCACGCGCTGTTCAGCATCCCGCTGCATGCCCGGCAACGCTTCGTGCTGCCGGGGCTCGGCTCGCTGCTGTTCAACCTGCCGCCGGTGCTTTATCTGTTTTTCTACGGCCAGGCGAGCCGTGGCTCTGGCCTTTCGCTGGCGTTTTTTCTCGGCAGCCTGCTGATGTGCCTGTCGCTGGTGCCGGCGATCTGGCAATCCGGCTGGCGCCCCTGGCAGGTCCGTGGGGATGCCGGCGCGGGACGGGAATTGCTCGTGCGCCTCGGCCCGCTGCTGACCAGCAACCTCGCCAGCCAGGGCCTGGCGCTGGTGGAGCGCCTGGTCGCCAGCTACCTGGGCGAAGGCGTGGTGACCTGGGTCAACCTGGCACGCAAGCTGATCAACCTGCCGTTGATTGCCCTGATGAGCCTGAACCAGGTCCTGCTCGGCCTGATGAGCGGCAAATCCGGCGACCAGCGCCTGGGGCTGCTGCATCGCGGGCTCGACGCCGCGACCCTGTTGAGCCTGCCGGCCGCGTTCGGCCTGGTCGGCGCCAGCCCGGCGCTGATCCACTGGCTGCTGCCCGCGCAAAGCGCCGACGGCCCGCTGCCCGCGCTGCTGGGCTGGTTCGCCGTGTCCCTGGTGTTCGGCGCCTGGAACGCCATGCTCGCGCGTTACGCCTATGCCGCGGGCGATACCCGCACGCCGTTGAATTGCGAACTGCTCGGCAGCCTGCTCAACGCCCTGCTGCTGGCCGGCCTGCCGCTGCTTCTGGGGTTGACCGCGATCCCCCTGGCCGCCCTGGGCGGCGTGATCCTGACCAACCTGCTGCTGATGCAGCGCCAGCAGTTGCTCGACCTCATCGCTTGGCCGCTGCGTTGGGCCTTGAGCGCGGTGCTGCTGGCCACGGCCGCCCTGTTGTTGCATCCGCTGCCGAACGTCTGGCTGCAACTGGGCCTCAGCACCCTGGCCGGGTTGCTCCTGCTGGTGGCCCTGGGGCTGTGGCTCAAGCCCTGGCGAACCTGACGGCAGGCACACGGGGGTTGACCTGATGTCACACTTATCCGCTATAAGTGCAGTCGGCCCGCCGGCCCGCCCGGTGAATTTCTAGGATCCGCGTTTGGACGCTAAGCTTGGACTATGGATGACTCAGATTACCTGCGCCTGCTCACCATTCAGGCCGAACAAGCCAATGCCTTCCTGTCCAATGCGCGCAAATGGGAGCGTGAGCGTTGGGTCTGCCAGCGCCTGCTGCAAGGGCTGAACATTCCCTACCGCGCCGACGAGTTCACCCCCGCCGGGCAGGAACCGCCGGACGTGCTGTTTCGCGACGCGAGTTTCGAAGTGTTCTTCGTGCTGGACGAAGGCCGCCGCCTCAATGACGAATGGCGCGACGAGTTGCAGCGCCGTCGCAGTGCCTTCTCCCTCAGCCAGCTGGTGCGGCGCGAAGCCAAGCCCAAGCGCATTCCGGCCAATGAACTGCTACTCAGGCTCGCCCCGACCCTGCGCAAGAAAGCCCACAACTACAAGGAACGCGGCATGGACCTGGGGGAGCTGGACATCATTGCGTTCGCCAGCCTCAAGCGTGAGGTGCTGGACCTCAACAGCCACTTTCCGCCGCCCACCGAATACCTGCGCCAGGGCTGGCGTTCGTTGTCGCTGGTCGGGCCGACCTTCGCCCGTGTGCTGTTCGCCCACCCCGATGCCCCGGACTTCCTGCGCAGCAACCTCGGGCGCAGCATCCTGTTCGACGTCGGCATCAGCCTGTAGCCCGCCCCCCGGCAAGCCATTCGCGGCATAGCGCAAATACCCCGCCGAGTGATACAAAGCGCAATCACTCGGGGAGCTGGAGAACAGTGAGCGGCTATGCTCCGTTCAATGTCGCCCGAGCGCACAAGATGGCTCTGCGCTGTAACCTTCATACTGTTCGCAACGTCTAGCTGACGAGGCTTTTTATGACCAGCCGCCTGAACCCCGACGACCAGCGCCATGTCGAAGAATACCTGCAACTGGCCCAGCACCGAGTCGAGCGCCGACCCTTCCGGCCGTGGATGCTCCTCGTGATAGTCGTGACCATCACCATTGGCCTGGGCCTGTTGAGCCGTTTTATCAGTTACCTGACGCTATGAGCTGCCTTGCGCTCGCTCGGGTAACCGTACCGATTTCTTTTAGCCTTGCGAGATATCCCCATGACTCATCGTATTGTCATCGTTGGCGGCGGCGCCGGCGGTCTGGAGTTGGCTACCCGTCTGGGTAAGACTCTGGGCAAGCGCGGCACCGCCAGTGTGATGCTGGTCGACGCGAACCTGACCCATATCTGGAAACCCTTGCTGCACGAAGTGGCCGCCGGTTCGCTGAACTCCTCCGAAGACGAACTCAACTATGTCGCCCAAGCCAAATGGAACCACTTCGAGTTCCAATTGGGCCGCATGAGCGGGCTCGATCGCCAGCAGAAAAAAATCCAGCTGGCCGCCACCTACGACGAAAACGGCCTGGAGCTGCTGCCCGCCCGCGAACTGGGCTACGACACCCTGGTGCTCGCCGTGGGCAGCACCACCAACGACTTCGGCACCCAGGGCGCGGCCCAGCACTGCCTGTTCCTCGACACCCGCAAGCAGGCCGAGCGCTTCCATCAGCAACTGCTCAACCACTACCTGCGCGCCCACGCCGGGCAGAGCGATGCCGTGGAGCAGATCAGCGTGGCCATCGTCGGCGCCGGGGCCACCGGTGTCGAACTGGCCGCCGAGCTGCACAACGCCGCCCATGAACTGGCCGCCTACGGCCTGGACCGGATCAAGCCGGAAAACATGCACATCACCCTGATCGAGGCCGGGCCGCGGGTTCTACCGGCGCTGCCGGAGCGGATCGGCGGCCCGGTGCACAAGACCCTGGAAAAACTCGGGGTCAAGGTCATGACCAACGCCGCGGTCAGCGAAGTGACGGCCGACAGCCTGATCACCGCCGACGGCCAGGTGATTCCTGCCAGCCTGAAAGTCTGGGCGGCAGGCATCCGCGCGCCGGGTTTCCTCAAGGACATCGACGGCCTGGAAACCAACCGTATCAACCAGCTGCAAGTCTTGCCGACCCTGCAGACCACCCGCGATGAAAACATCTTCGCCTTCGGTGACTGCGCGGCCTGCCCGCAACCGGGCTCCGATCGCAACGTTCCGCCACGGGCCCAGGCCGCTCACCAGCAGGCTTCGCTGCTGAGCAAATCGCTGAAGCTGCGCCTGGAAGGCAAGGCCCTGCCGGAATACAAATACACCGACTACGGCTCGCTGATCTCGCTGTCGCGTTTCTCCGCCGTGGGCAACCTGATGGGCAACCTGACCGGCAGCGTGATGCTCGAGGGCTGGCTGGCGCGGATGTTCTACGTGTCGCTGTACCGCATGCACCAGATGGCGCTCTACGGACCGTTCCGCACCTTCATGCTGATGCTGGGCAGCCGCATCGGCCGCGGCACCGAACCACGGCTCAAGCTGCACTGAGTCGCTGGTAAAAAATACCCCGGGAGACCGGGGTATTTTTTTGCCTGCACAACAGTAGTCCGTCGCACGGCTCGCTACTTGTCACAGGGTCGGCCTGTCATCTTTCAGATCCCTAAAAAGCAACTAACCAGTAGTCCTTTCAACATGAGGCATATCAATCGCAATCAAACGCTAGATGCTTAGCTCACTATTAAATCCATATCCACAACATGCCAGGCGCGCCCACTACTCATATAACACGCGCGCATTACCACATATTTACCTGATCCCAATAGATGGCGATCAACAACATCAGAAACTCTCGTCGCCACCTGTGAAAGCGAACCTCATCACCTGGTGATTGCCCGAGTGACTCTCGATACAACCGACAGCCCGTAACGCCCGTGGCGGAGCCCTTCCACTCAGAAACGGCACATAACCACCATTTAAGATTCTCCTTATTGAAATAGCCAAAGAGAAAAAGTAGAGCAATTGAAAACCCTCTAAAACGCACTTTCTTTAAGAATCCTCTGATTGTCCACTTCCAACTAAAGGACAGAAAATTAAGCCTCCACACTTTAGTAGGCATCTCCAATGTCCAGACTTCTCAAGAGCGTTCTTTCAATAGCCATCGTTGGTGCAGTCAGCACTTCCGCCATGGCGGCGGACGGTACCATAAACTTTACCGGTGAGATCATTGCGGCGTCCTGCACGGTCAATCCTGGTAACTCCGGCACCAGCACTGGCGGTACGGCAGGCAAGCAAACCATCGACGTCAACCTCGGCAAAGTCAGTGCAGACAGCTTGGGCACCACCGGCGCCGTCAGTAGCAGTAAAAGCATCAACCTGAACCTGGACTGCGGCAAAACAGCCCAGGGCCTCACCACCGTCAAACTCACCTTTGACCCTGCCAACGGCAGCGGCCTCGACAGCACAAACAATAATTTGCTGAAAATCACCGGTCCAACAGATAAAACCGCTAAAGGCGTCGCTATCGGCCTATTCACCAGCGACAACAAAATGCTGAACCTCGCCGCGAACGAAGCCATCAGCGGCACCTTCACCTCGACGGGTACCGAACCGGATGTCACCTACAGCGCCAAAGTGGATTTGCGCGCGGGTTATGTCGCCACTGGCGCGATCACTCCCGGCATTGCCAATGGCACCCTGCCATTTACCTTGACCTACGAGTAACCCGCGCCAAAGGGAGGGGCCTCCCCCCTCCCACCGATCTGGAGCCGCTATGAAAGCTTCGCTGTTAGCTCACATCGCGCTATTTGGCGCCATGACATTCTTCGCCTCGACATCCAGTGCCGCCATCGTGCTGGACGGCACCCGCGTGGTCTTTTCCGCCCCCAGCAAGGAAGCCTCCATCGTCGTCAGGAACCAGGGCTCGGAAGACCTCATGATCCAGTCCTGGATCGAACCTGACTCGAAGGCCGCGCAAAATGATGTGCCCTTTGCCATCACGCCATCCCTGGTTCGCCTGGGTGGGCTGAAGCAACAAATCCTGCGCATCCTCTATGAAGGCCAGGGCCTACCAGAAGACAAGGAGTCCGTGGTCTGGCTGGCCGTGCAGGAGATTCCGCAGAAAAGCAAACTGGAGAACTCCCTGCAAATCGCCATCCGTCAACGGATAAAACTGTTCTATCGCCCAGCCAACCTGCCCGGCAAGGCCGCTGACGCCGCAAAAAGCTTGCAGTGGAAACTGGTCACGCAAGGCGGTAAGCCAGGGCTTTCGGTCACCAATCCATCGGCGTTCCACGTGTCCTTCGCCGGCAGCAACGTGACCTTGCGCAACGGCAATAGCACCTACACCGCCAAGGCGGAAATGCTCGCCCCGGGGACCACGCGAGTGGTCGATATCAAGGGTCTGTCCGGCAGTTTGCCCGCCAGCAGCAAGGTGGAATTCCGCAGCATCAATGATTACGGCGGAATCGATCAGCTCACTGGCGAACTCTCCAACTAGCGAAAACAGCTGCCTGTCATTCGCATCGCTCATTGGAGCGCGCAACGTTCTTCACCCGATTTTCGAACATGTCTCGCCCCGGAACCCGCCGCGCGACAGAAGGGGCCCACATGTCTTTTTTTCAGAGAAAGCTCAGCTACAGGATTGGCCGGCGCTCGTGGGCAACCTGCTTCATGGTCCTGGGACTGACCTCGGAACTGCCCGCCGCGGAGTTCGAATTCAATGACACCTTTCTGAAAATGGACGGTGCGCCGATCAACCTCAAGTACTTTGAAAAAGGCAGTGCGGTTCAACCCGGGACCTACAACGTCGACCTTTACCTGAACCAGACCCTGATCAAGCGCCAG
This portion of the Pseudomonas sp. MRSN 12121 genome encodes:
- a CDS encoding DUF3094 family protein, which encodes MTSRLNPDDQRHVEEYLQLAQHRVERRPFRPWMLLVIVVTITIGLGLLSRFISYLTL
- a CDS encoding DUF1780 domain-containing protein, with product MDDSDYLRLLTIQAEQANAFLSNARKWERERWVCQRLLQGLNIPYRADEFTPAGQEPPDVLFRDASFEVFFVLDEGRRLNDEWRDELQRRRSAFSLSQLVRREAKPKRIPANELLLRLAPTLRKKAHNYKERGMDLGELDIIAFASLKREVLDLNSHFPPPTEYLRQGWRSLSLVGPTFARVLFAHPDAPDFLRSNLGRSILFDVGISL
- a CDS encoding fimbrial protein, coding for MSRLLKSVLSIAIVGAVSTSAMAADGTINFTGEIIAASCTVNPGNSGTSTGGTAGKQTIDVNLGKVSADSLGTTGAVSSSKSINLNLDCGKTAQGLTTVKLTFDPANGSGLDSTNNNLLKITGPTDKTAKGVAIGLFTSDNKMLNLAANEAISGTFTSTGTEPDVTYSAKVDLRAGYVATGAITPGIANGTLPFTLTYE
- a CDS encoding lipid II flippase MurJ, giving the protein MLGSTLLLTLATLAGLVAGFAREWLLVAAWGAGSRSDAFLVAVFIPEALRMTLAAGILAAAALPLYQQRAPQRQQAWLAGLWPRLLGLGLGLYALLAVSAPLWIRLIGPGLDHEAQAEAASNLRSLAACIPGLLLHALFSIPLHARQRFVLPGLGSLLFNLPPVLYLFFYGQASRGSGLSLAFFLGSLLMCLSLVPAIWQSGWRPWQVRGDAGAGRELLVRLGPLLTSNLASQGLALVERLVASYLGEGVVTWVNLARKLINLPLIALMSLNQVLLGLMSGKSGDQRLGLLHRGLDAATLLSLPAAFGLVGASPALIHWLLPAQSADGPLPALLGWFAVSLVFGAWNAMLARYAYAAGDTRTPLNCELLGSLLNALLLAGLPLLLGLTAIPLAALGGVILTNLLLMQRQQLLDLIAWPLRWALSAVLLATAALLLHPLPNVWLQLGLSTLAGLLLLVALGLWLKPWRT
- a CDS encoding NAD(P)/FAD-dependent oxidoreductase; protein product: MTHRIVIVGGGAGGLELATRLGKTLGKRGTASVMLVDANLTHIWKPLLHEVAAGSLNSSEDELNYVAQAKWNHFEFQLGRMSGLDRQQKKIQLAATYDENGLELLPARELGYDTLVLAVGSTTNDFGTQGAAQHCLFLDTRKQAERFHQQLLNHYLRAHAGQSDAVEQISVAIVGAGATGVELAAELHNAAHELAAYGLDRIKPENMHITLIEAGPRVLPALPERIGGPVHKTLEKLGVKVMTNAAVSEVTADSLITADGQVIPASLKVWAAGIRAPGFLKDIDGLETNRINQLQVLPTLQTTRDENIFAFGDCAACPQPGSDRNVPPRAQAAHQQASLLSKSLKLRLEGKALPEYKYTDYGSLISLSRFSAVGNLMGNLTGSVMLEGWLARMFYVSLYRMHQMALYGPFRTFMLMLGSRIGRGTEPRLKLH
- a CDS encoding molecular chaperone, yielding MKASLLAHIALFGAMTFFASTSSAAIVLDGTRVVFSAPSKEASIVVRNQGSEDLMIQSWIEPDSKAAQNDVPFAITPSLVRLGGLKQQILRILYEGQGLPEDKESVVWLAVQEIPQKSKLENSLQIAIRQRIKLFYRPANLPGKAADAAKSLQWKLVTQGGKPGLSVTNPSAFHVSFAGSNVTLRNGNSTYTAKAEMLAPGTTRVVDIKGLSGSLPASSKVEFRSINDYGGIDQLTGELSN